From the Bacteroidales bacterium genome, the window TGGCTCCGTTGACAAGAATATTAGGTATTTTAGCAGGGAGGACGGTAGGCTCTTGTAATGTATCGTCGAAATTGAGCTGGAAATCAACAGTCTCCTTTTCAATGTCTGCGAGCATTTCTTCAGCAATTTTATGAAGTCTTGCTTCAGTGTATCGCATTGCAGCAGGACTATCTCCATCTATGGATCCAAAGTTTCCTTGTCCTTCAATCAAAGGATATCTCAAAGACCATTCCTGTGCCATGCGTACCATGGCATCGTACACAGAACTATCGCCATGGGGATGATATTTTCCTAACACTTCTCCGACAATACGTGCGGACTTTTTTGTTGGCTTTGATGAAAGAACACCCAATTCATACATTCCAAAGAGAACACGGCGTTGGACTGGTTTTAGTCCATCACGAACATCTGGAAGAGCGCGAGAGACAATAACGGACATACTGTAATCGATGTACGCCGTTTTCATTTGCTCTTCTATGTTGATTTTGATAATTTTCTCATTCTTAATTTCTTGTTCGTTCATTTTTAGTTCTTTACCTGAGAAATTTGCAGCGAAGTTAAAAAAACTCCTAAAATGACAACAAGTGAATCATATGTTTTTTTAAAAACGTATAACTTTGTACTAAATCAATAGTTATTCATGGAAGCTAAGTTTTCACAACAATTAATAGAAATCATTTACTATAGCAACGAGGAAGCTCAACGTCTGGGAAGTCGTTTGCTTACGACAGAGCATTTATTTTTAGGTTTGCTTAGAGAAGGGAAGGGAATGGCAGTAGATATTCTAAAAAATAGTTACCAAATTGACTTACAACAATTAAAAAAAGAAATTGAAAAAAAAATTCAACAAACTGATATAGCTTCTACTCCTCGAAAAAATAATACGTCGATTCCCATATCTCGTGAAGCTGACCAAATTATGCGATTGTCTTTATTGCTAGCTCGCGAATTCCGATCCACGTATGTAGAAACAGAACATTTTCTGCTCGCCATTTTGAAAGAAAGAACCAATAATGTAGCTATTCTTCTTCAGGAAAAAGGCGTAGAATTTGCACACGTCTATTCTTTGATAAGAAAGCATTATGAGCATTTTAAGGATCCTGATTTTACTCAACATGACGAGGATAAATATCAGATTGAAGATGCTTTTTCGATGGATGATGACGACGAAGATGCTAATTTGTTTTCTTCTTCGAAAAAGAGTACTGAAAGCAAAAGCAAAACCCCTGTTTTGGATAACTTTGGACGAGACCTAACTAAACTTGCTTCTGAAAACAAGTTGGATCCTATTGTGGGACGAGAGAAGGAACTTGAGCGTATTGCTCAAATTTTGAGTCGTCGTAAAAAAAACAATCCCGTATTAATTGGTGAACCTGGTGTTGGTAAATCTGCAATAGCTGAAGGGCTTGCCATTCGTATTGCTGAACGAAAAGTACCACGTACACTTCAAAATAAACGTCTTGTAATGCTAGACTTAGCAGCCCTTGTAGCTGGGACTAAATACCGAGGTCAATTCGAAGAAAGAGTAAAAGCCTTACTAAATGAATTGGAGAAGAATCCTGATGTGATATTATTTATTGATGAAATTCATACCATTGTCGGGGCGGGTGGTGCTAGTGGTTCGTTGGATGCATCAAATATGTTCAAGCCTGCTTTGGCGCGTGGTGAAATTCAGTGTATCGGCGCAACTACACTTGATGAATACCGAAACTACATTGAAAAAGATGGAGCTCTTGAAAGGCGTTTCCAAAAAGTGATGGTGGAACCAACTACCATCGAAGAAACTATTACCATCTTGAAAAGCATTAAAAGTCGATACGAAGACCATCATCTTGTTTTTTATACCGACGAAGCGATCGAAGCATGTGTTTTGCTAAGTGAACGATATATAAGCGATAGAGCACTTCCTGACAAAGCTATAGATGTCATGGATGAAGCGGGATCACGAGTTCACCTCAAGCACATCCATGTACCTCAAGAAATTCTTGACCTCGAACAACAAATCCTAGAAGTAAGGGAAAAGAAATCTCAAGCTATTAAAGCTCAACGTTACGAAGAAGCTGCTCGTTTCAGAGACCGTGAAAGAAATCTTTTAATAAGTCTCGATAAAGCCAATGAAAAATGGAATGAGTTAGCTTCTCAGCATCGAGAGCTGGTTACAGAAGAAGATGTTGCTGAGGTGGTTGCTATGATGACTGGCATACCAGTGACCCGTATCGCTCAAAATGAAAGTGAACGGTTACTGAAAATTGAAGAAGAATTAAAGTCAAAGGTAGTAGGACAAGATGAAGCTATAACCAAGATTGCACGTGCCATTAGACGAAACCGTGTAGGTTTGAAAGATCCTAATCGACCTATTGCAAGCTTCATATTCCTTGGTCCCACAGGTGTCGGAAAAACGTACTTAGCTAAGGTACTTGCTCGATATTTATTTGATACTGATGATGCTTTGATTAGAGTTGACATGAGTGAATATATGGAAAAATTTGCTGTTTCGCGCCTTATAGGTGCTCCTCCTGGTTACGTAGGTTATGAAGAAGGAGGTCAGCTAACAGAAAAAGTAAGAAGAAAACCTTTCAGTGTTATTTTGTTGGATGAAATAGAAAAAGCTCACCCCGATGTTTTTCATCTACTCTTACAGGTACTTGACGAAGGACATCTAACGGATAGTCTAGGAAGAAAGGTTGATTTCAAAAATACCATCATTATCATGACAAGCAATATTGGTACTCGACAACTCAGAGAATTTGGTCAAGGGGTTGGTTTTTCTACCCAGGCTAAAGAGCAATCTAAGGCAAATTATACTCGGGGGGTTCTCGAAGCAGCCTTGAAGAAAGCTTTTTCTCCTGAATTTTTGAATCGAATTGATGATGTGATTATCTTCAATAATTTGAATAAAGATCAGATTCAGCAGATAGTTAATCTTGAACTTTCTGGCATATACGAACGTTTGCGTGAGAAACGCATCCAACTTGAATTAAGTCAGGAAGCCATGGATTTTATCATTGAAAAAGGTTGGGATCCTACATTTGGAGCACGCCCTCTCAAAAGAGCTATTCAAAAGTATATCGAAGATCCCATTGCTGAAGAAATTATCAAACGCAATATACATCACGATGCTTACATTAAAGTTGACTATTTCGAAGGTCAAGATGAGCTTGCCATTACTATAACTCAAGAAAAAGCAGAGGACGAGGAAAAGAAAAACATGGGCCAAGATTCAGGTATTTTAACATCCTGAATTTTTCTTGATGAGACGAATCTTGATTTTTTTTAATATTATTGTTGTTCTTTTGTTTGTGACTATATGGATATTACTTTTTACATTCAAAAATAATTTTTATGGTAGTGGACTCGATCAGGTTCGAGGTAAATTGAAAGAATATCAATATTTTTCTGAATCTTTCCCATACTTTTTCTATTATCCTTCAAATATAGTTGGCTTTTTAACTTCTGAAAAAGATACAGCTTTAGTTTGTGGTTTGTGGTATTTTAATGTCAGAAAAAAAGAGTTAAAACATCATTTTTTGGAAACTCAGGAGAGAATTAGCAAAATTTTTTCCATTCTTCCCATTTCCGACACAGGTTTTTATTTAATTGGGAAAACAATCGATAGTATGTCGTATGTTTTGTTTAAAATTGAGCCTCATAATATATGGAAAAAACGTTTTTATTTATCGTCACCTTTAGTTTCAATTTCATTTCATCAAAATAAAATATGGTTATTTGTGCGAGGAAGCAAAGGCTATGTTGTAGAAGGATTATATCTTGAGAAAGATAGCTTGCAGTCAAAAAAGTATCGATTGCCTAATTTTTTTAATCGTATTTCTTATCCTGTGGGTGTCTTATCTGACGGAAAAAGATTTGAATTTCTATTTTATACAACACATTATCCCTACAAAGGTGTTTGGATTTGGTATGATACAACTCGATTCTCTTACTTTATGTTATACGATGAAAAGTTGACTTATCCTTTGTATTCGGTTCATATTAGAAAACCTCTGCATCAAATTTTAAAAAAAATCAACAAACTTCGGTTTGGCCTTGTTCCGGACAACTTTGAAAAAGAATGGTGGGATGTAGAATTCGACTCTCTTTTTCTTAAAAAAATTCCATATGTAGCAGGTTTTTATCGAACCATATTCAAGCATAAAAATTTACTTGTAAATGTTCTTGAGGAGGAATCTAAAAAAAACTGGATTTTACATGCTTGCGAAACTGATAAACCTCGATATAATTTTCTTTTTTTTAAAAAAAAGAAAGGAAGTTTTGTTTTGCATGATATTAAAAAAGATAGAGATGTAGCATTTCTTAATGACGAAAAACCAGCTTTGTTGCTTCCTATGTCAGAAGATACATTGCTTTTTCTTACATCAAAATTTAATATGGCATATGTATCTCCCAAAAAGGGACTTTTGGGATATCGATCTTTTTTTAAACTCGTTAATTATCGGATTTTAATAAATAATCCGAAGAATATGTTTTTATTTGAAGCCGTATTGCCAACATGGGATACTCTTGCTATGTTTTTTATTCTTTATGGACTTCCCATATTGATTTTAATTTCTTTGTTTGTTTTTTATCTTGTTGATTTGCTTAGAAAACCTTCCTTTTTTTATGAAGAAAAAATTCCGCTTCATTTTCGTTTGTTGCCAGCTACGTTGTTGTATTGTGTGGTTTTTTTCATAAAAGCTTTTGATTTTATTCATTTGTTTTCATTGTTCTAAAAATCATGAAAATTCTTATTACTTCGGCTACTGACCTAGAAATAAATGCAGTGAAAAACCTACCTGTAACGGAAATTCATTATTTGGTGACGGGAGTTGGGGTACCATTAACACTGTCATCATTACTCGATTTTCTTTATTGGCACCCGGTAGAC encodes:
- a CDS encoding ATP-dependent Clp protease ATP-binding subunit, which produces MEAKFSQQLIEIIYYSNEEAQRLGSRLLTTEHLFLGLLREGKGMAVDILKNSYQIDLQQLKKEIEKKIQQTDIASTPRKNNTSIPISREADQIMRLSLLLAREFRSTYVETEHFLLAILKERTNNVAILLQEKGVEFAHVYSLIRKHYEHFKDPDFTQHDEDKYQIEDAFSMDDDDEDANLFSSSKKSTESKSKTPVLDNFGRDLTKLASENKLDPIVGREKELERIAQILSRRKKNNPVLIGEPGVGKSAIAEGLAIRIAERKVPRTLQNKRLVMLDLAALVAGTKYRGQFEERVKALLNELEKNPDVILFIDEIHTIVGAGGASGSLDASNMFKPALARGEIQCIGATTLDEYRNYIEKDGALERRFQKVMVEPTTIEETITILKSIKSRYEDHHLVFYTDEAIEACVLLSERYISDRALPDKAIDVMDEAGSRVHLKHIHVPQEILDLEQQILEVREKKSQAIKAQRYEEAARFRDRERNLLISLDKANEKWNELASQHRELVTEEDVAEVVAMMTGIPVTRIAQNESERLLKIEEELKSKVVGQDEAITKIARAIRRNRVGLKDPNRPIASFIFLGPTGVGKTYLAKVLARYLFDTDDALIRVDMSEYMEKFAVSRLIGAPPGYVGYEEGGQLTEKVRRKPFSVILLDEIEKAHPDVFHLLLQVLDEGHLTDSLGRKVDFKNTIIIMTSNIGTRQLREFGQGVGFSTQAKEQSKANYTRGVLEAALKKAFSPEFLNRIDDVIIFNNLNKDQIQQIVNLELSGIYERLREKRIQLELSQEAMDFIIEKGWDPTFGARPLKRAIQKYIEDPIAEEIIKRNIHHDAYIKVDYFEGQDELAITITQEKAEDEEKKNMGQDSGILTS